Below is a window of Podarcis muralis chromosome 5, rPodMur119.hap1.1, whole genome shotgun sequence DNA.
GACTGAAAGGAGGAGCTGGGTTTCTGTATTTTTCTTCATTGAAGTGCTTTATACTAAAGGCTATTTTAACCTGCCAAAACAAACAGAGATGAAATCAGTCAACATTGGCTTGGCAGTTGTCAGTAATGTTGACTGAATTCAGGAGCAGACATTTGTAATGTATTCAGTGGCTGTGTTTGGATATAACACTGGCTATTAAAACCAAAACCTAATTATTTCTTCACTATTTGCCAAATAAAAAATCTGCATGCCTAGGCCTGCACAAAATTACATGAGGAAGAAttgtaaaaaaacagcaacagagggCTGTCCAGGGGTAGGAAGGGATATTTCTGGATAAAGATCAGGCAAGGAAATTGCATAAAATGTTAAACATGTTACCTATTTCCCCAGTGAAAGTTGAGGAGCTGGATTTGCTTTAAGCTGAATTCTGTAATTCATGGTCGAGAGCTTTTTTTCTAAAAGCTTTTCCACTCATCCTTGGGCCTGACAGGGAAATGATTGACTGTAATTCTCCAGCCTCTATTTGCCATGGCATACTTGATAATCACAGCCACAGATCTAGCACCTGTAATTCACATAACTTGAAAAGAAGTAAGTATTAATTCTTCTGGTGTTCATGCAGGATAATTCTGCTGGAAGTTCCGCCTGATTCTTGATACTGTGTAAAGTATTATACTTTTGTTCCTCCAAAGGAAAGTGTTCCAATGGGGCACGGACAATAGGCACACATTTTCCTGGATGGTAATTCTGAAGTCACATAAAAAATAACACCTCCTGCCTCAATATCCTAGGATAAGGGTTTTCAAGTATTGGAGAAAGTCAGCACAGGGATAAATGATTCCCTTATTGTTTTAAAACTAAAGGTCTACAAACGAGATGCAAGACTGCACAGCATTTCTCCATAAGTCATCGCTATAAAAACAGACGAGGAAAATCCAGCTACTCTGGGCCATAATCTTTTCAATGTTTAAATCATACCCTTTCTAAATGATTGAAGTATACTCCTTCCAGCCTGGACCACATGCAGATTCTACTATGACGGAATTTAGGGAGCCTTTAATGGAATTGTCACTTGCAAAGTCATCACAGACTGCTCTGGCATAAGAAACAGTCATCCTATAAAAGTGAGGCTGGTTGGCGGAGTGCAGAACTTTGCAATTTGAGCCCAAATTGTATCTCTTCTGAAGGGTTCTTAATGAGGCAGGCAAGCCTCACCACTGTTTGACAAAATACTGTTGCTGCTTTAGTACACAGAGAAAGTATTTTGAAAGTCAAGTTGGtgttaaaatgaaacaaacattTACAGAGCAGCTGTGTGCATATATACTTCCCCCaggtaaggattgcagccttaagagcCTGTCTCAATGGGCTGACTTAATTAATGGCAATGATATCTTGAGCTGTTTTACACATTTCTGGtgtcaggggagagaggaaatgcagCTATTGTCACCAGCATAGAACAACTTTTGTTGAAAGGTAAAACCCAAAAGCATTACAGAAGAGTGGGTAGGGAGCGCAGGAAAACATACAAATATATATCTACatataattttaaaagcacagtTGTATTTGGCATGGTTTTGTTTCGGGAGGGAATGTTAAAATTTTCGGTTTTAAAAAAGTACAGTAAGAAGCTGAAGTTAAAAGTGTATCCAATAAGGCCACATGGCAAGTTCATCAAAGTGCAGGGATTAACCAAGGAGAACTCCCAAAGCATCCTGCAGGAAAGGCATGGGAGGTGGGCAATCCATTCCTAAAGATCCATGTCAGTGGTGCCAGAGGAGGTCTTCAGTGGGACCGAGTCAAAGCCATCAGATGTTCTCTAAAGACAACATAAAACAAAGTGTGAGTGGGACTATATAAAATGTCATTTGCAACTCTCAGAGCCCCCACCTTTTGTTTGAAGCAAACCAGATTATGTCATATCCCAGTATTTAGTAACACGGAAAGAACAGAGAGTGCAATCCTGCACCGTATGCTCATGAAAGGGCAGTAGGGTGCAAGGGCAGCTCCCGCAAAACTCTTATGATAACCAGCTGCCTCCATGCATGGTCTTCTGACCCTGTGAGAATGGCTATTGTAGGAGTGTTACGGGAAACACAGTGCTACGTAAGTGCTATATGGAACCACAGTTTAGTTCTACTTCCAGCTGACTGCAAAAAGCTACGTCTCTGGAGTACTTAAGGACCTTAGCATGGAAGCAACCTGTGCTGGATAGCAGTGCATTCAGAAGAGACAGTTGGTGGGGAGGTGAGGGTTGTCACTGAGCCTTGTGGAAGCCACTCAGCAACCAGCACCCAGAGAGGACTGAATTCAGAAGGATCCACCCTGTGGATAGGGTGCTGGACATGGTTCAAACTCCACTTCTGCAATAACCTCACCAGCAGCTTTGTGCAAAATAATTATTTTGGCCTCCATCTGCAAATTGGGGGTAACAGTGATCGCAGCAGTTGCATCAGGCTGGTTGTGAGGATAAGGAACTATTATGTTGCAAATAGAAATATATGCTAACAGCTGAATATTCATAACCTCTTGATTAAAGACCCTAATTCAAGCAAGGCAAGCCCGTACACATGAGAGTTCGCCAACATTTTAACAGAATGTATTTactggggtgggggcgggaataACCTTTGGGTCACAAGCAGAAAGGCCCACTTTGCTTGTAATTTGCAGGGGAGTGGAGAAAACCCACCCACACTCTGTGTACAGTGTTCAGTTCCCATAACTTATTCCAGACATGGCATTTGAACCCCACAGGCCCAGATTTCCATAGCTCTGCCTTGGTTCTCCCCAGCTCCATCAAGTCAGAGCagccctggctctggctctcaGAAGACGAAACTGAGCAAAAGGCAGGCAGATATGTGACACAGAGCCAGTCATATATGATTCTGGACAGCACAACGAGCAGCAGCTACTTGTTCCAGAGACAAGCCAGGGCTCAAGGACCTTTCTGGGTAAGTTTAGCATCCTACACTTGCAGCCTGAATTAACACCCATTGGTGTGTCTCCAGCACACATtgggcctccttgccttcctcctccaaaATAAAGGTTGTGGCACCATCCCCCTTTGGGAAAGGAGAGGCTGCAGCTGTAGAAAGCCTGCAGCGTGGCTTGGATTTCCCAAGAATACCATACCATGCTGGGTCCCAGTCAGATGTCACAAGGCCATATTGTCAACCCATCCAATGCCATTTGGTTACTATATGCCCTCAGTCAGCTGGCTTGTTTTTAGACATAGGGGACACAAGACAATACCATCTACATTTGGTCTCTATCTACCTGGAAGACTCCTCCTCTTAGCTTATTGAGAACAGCCCTACACACAGACTCCTGCCATGCCTGACTGTACCTAAGAGAAGCCTACAGGAAAACAAATAGCCACAttaggggggggagggataaaatgaaaaataaaagcagtgcACCATTAACCAGAACATCACTCAGTAGAATAGGAAACACAGCAGCACGTGAATATAGACTCTGAGGCTGGAGAAAGCTCACAGATCTAGGATGAGGACGTTACTGTAATCATGACTTTTGATTGGTCCCTAGCCTGTAGCATCCTGGAAGGTTAGCTGTGTTTGATgtatttgtttggagagaaaatgTCCTTTTCCTTTTGCTACTCTGTCAAGATTTCTAACAGGATAGAGGAGGAGAATGAAGCTTTAAtcactcttctccctcccctccccccaaaccccCTACTACAGCCTGGGTCTTGCACAGTCAGCAGCCCATGCTAGAAATcattacttcaaaaataaaaggatAGCGACTACTAgagaaaggcacacacacacacctcagggATACTGTACATATTAAGTGAATTGGGAAGCTGTCTATTCAGATGTGGCCCCACAAGTTTAACATGACATGTTAGACATCTGTCAGGTTAGATAAACACTGGAGCCAAGCCCAAGGCCTCTGTTGCTTCATGCTGGCGCATTACACGTGCAGGCTGGGCCTCACAAAGCACCTTACCTTTGTGGTGAAAGCCCTTATTTTGCCAAAGAGAGAATTCTTGCTTGTGAATATCAGGTCATCCTCTGCATCTTCCCCCTCCATAATGGCACAACTGTCAGCAGCTGGCAGCTCACTGTCCTTGGTACTGGAATTCATCACCAGCTTGGAATATTTATACTCCAACCTTCAAAGATATAAGACAGACATAGAGAAAGCCAGATGGATGATGGATGAATAGAGTTTGAGTCCCAAAAATGGGACACTTGCGGGGTGGGGGGTCACTTTAAAATCTGGAGATGCTAAGCCCTGCTTCAAGCCACATGAAAGCTGACTGTTACaggtagaaaaagaaatgttttgtaCACCCCAACAAGCATGCACAGTCATACACATTCACAATCCAAAGGATTTATTAGCTTAATCCTATGCATGCACTGCAAAGGTGGGATATTTTCCCTCCTGGAGAAAATTCAAAAGGAGctttaatttcagtttctccaaAGAGGAAACCATTCTGTTTCCCTTCTCAGAATATTCAGCTGCTGATCTTTGCCAGCGAGCATTTCAGAGCCCCATCTGCTGCTTGGAAGTGGAGACCTCTTTCCTGGGTGCAGATAAGCAAGCTGCGAAGGCTTCTATTTCAAGTGGTGGTGGGACTAGTATCCTCTCTGCCAGCAGATACTTTCATATGTAAGCATCCAAAGGGGACACTTATCATAGCATAAATCCACGGGCAGCAGGTACATTCAAGCAACAGTAGACCTGATCCCCTGTAGTTGTTGAGAAACTGATGGGTAAGAAACACTCTTCTTTGAAGAGGTTTCATCACAACTACAGCTGGAATTGGATCACTGCTCAGCAAACTCCACTCAATGTTTGCTGGTAATGCCACCAGCTTTTCCTAGTGCATATGCTGGGAAACTAATTCACAGGATCCATCTGCAAGTTTTGTAGCAATATGGTGAAGGGGTGACTCATAAAGGGCTGTGGCTTGTGAAAAGTCATAGGCACTCCTAGCCAGTCAGCAACCCTGTAACTACACAATGCTAACCTGATGCCCTGTGTCTCATATTGCCCCCAAGTAAAGAGTTGGGGGGGGTGGTTCTTCCCCTATATATCACTGCCCTTATGAAGAAGTCTCATTTCACAAGCTGCACCCCTTTCACAAGGTGCTACTGAACAGGGCTATGGATGCACTGTTTGTGAATGTGTTAAAGTTGCATGCACTTAACGCTTCTGGAAAATAAAAACTGGTTTGTTTTTGGTGGGTCTTTCTTGCGTTTTAGGCATGGAAGAATAGGCAGGGTTGAGAATGGGATGATAAGAAGGCAAACTGGGGAAGGCGAGAATGCTATCACTGATATGTAACAATGTATAAAAGATAGACATATTATTGAAGAGCTTGTTATTTTTGAATACGGACTCACACCTATTTGCTTCTGCTGTGCTGTTCAAGGTTGCCATCTGATTTAAAGGACAACCTTGAAAAAGGTATTGGGCAGCtatgaagcaagcaagcaagccagccagccagcaagcaTGCATGCATAATGGGCAGCAACAGAAGCAGctactcacttctggtttttctTCCAGAAGTAGCAAGTCATTGCAGTCAGCAGGATAGCAGCACAAGTCCCCGCCGAGATGCCCACTTTGAGCCAGAAGTCCATGGATTTGCAAATGCTGACTTTTTGATCTGGGAGCGAAATGCCTCCTGAACACAGCTTGGGCTCCCTCCATACATATGTGGTTCTCTGTGGAAGGAAAAGCAGGCATTGCCTTCTTTTAATCACATGCAGTCGCAGCTCATGTTGCATTTTTGTACTCTTTTTGATGCTGATGGTCTTACTGTACATTTCTGTTTTACCCTGTAGCACTTAGGAGAGATTTTATGCTAAGCCATTTAGAAATGGTTTTCAGGGAAATAAACTGAAACCAATATAGAAATGTAGCGTTGATGCCACCTTACAGATTCGAAGCAACAATAATAGttgtaccaccaccaccaccactctagAGGGATCTTGAATCCTCTTAACAAAAATAAATCGGTACATCATTGCTGAACCTGCTGCTGAAGCGGTTTATTGTTGTGAAATCAGTGGAACTGACTTCAGGTAAGCATGTTTAAGATCAGACAAGTATGCTTTTGTGACAACtccaggggaaaaaaatgtttatttcaatCTGGTGTCTCTGCCTGTCCTAACGGGCATGTTCACTAAATGATCATTGGGCTGCCGTAGCTGTCGATGACTTGCTTTAATGTTCAGATAATAGTCACAAAAATGGGCAGCTCTCAGGCCCTGAAGATAAGAACTCAAAAGAAGACATTCTGAGTCCCTACCTGAATCCCTCCAACACAGGCGCTGATGATAGCATGGTAGTCATCTGCAGAACAGAGGGGGCAGGCTTCAACGGTCTCCCACAGGAAATGGAAAGTGCATCCGTCACAGGTTCCTTCAGGGCACTTGCTGTTTGAAAAATTATAAAGTGCCATCTGAAATGGAGTCTATTCAGTGGCTCACCTCATGACTTAGCTGTTGTGGGTCTCAAGACATGACCTTGTCCCAGACCTGCCACGAAAGTGACTCCAGGGAACCAAAGCCATGCCTCATGTACGTAGCGCATGAACTCTGCTGCATGGAACACTTGTTCTTGCTGTAAATGCTATTTCTTTCATAGCTGTCAATAGGTCTTAGGCATTTCCTGTATCTGAGTTACACAGACCCCTTGGAGACCTGTGACATTCATGAAAGAATTTAAACCCTGCAAGGTTGTGATAGGCTCCATTGTTAAACCACTTCACCACCATTCTACTTTGACTATACCCAGTAGACCTCTGCATTTTAAAGAGGTAAAGAAGTTGTGTTGGTATGTGAAGGAACGGATATGGCAAAGCTTATGCCGATAGGTTAGGTTTGTAAATGTAAATGAGACTGAACTGGGTTCTAGAAGAGTGTCACAGTGATAAACGACATATAAAGTTGGTGGCGTATGAATGCAACTTGGTCTCTTTACACTTTTTGCCAAAAAATAGCTACACCCCCAGCACAATAAAAGAGTTTTAGTATTCCTCCCCGTATCATTTTCCCAGCCTCAGCAACAGCAgccttttatggggggggggggggcgtggaatGCCATTGGGGAAATGGTGCAGAGTGGAAAGGGTCAATGTTAACACAACTTCATCTTGTGCTATAGTCCTGACCCAGACTGGAGCTGTTATAgctactattggggggggggggagctttaagCAGTGGAGAtgcttttatgcattttttaGTTTTGCCTTTAGAAGGGTtgtgaacacaggaagctacccTATGCCATGTCTGACCACCAGCTACTCAGTATTGTTTATGTTGTCTGgaagaggctctccaggatttcagacgggACATTCTCAGCCCTATCAGGAGATGCGAGGGACTGAACTAGAGACcttcggcatgcaaagcagatgctctaccactgagctacagtctttGATAAATCATTATTCCTTAGTTCTCATTCAAAAAAAGCAACTATTAAAATGCATAAACAAGATGAGCAGCCAGCTTGAAACATAGGAGTGGACAAAACTGAAATATAAATTACAACTGGAATTGGAAGCGAGTGCACCCAATACGAAACTAAGTGCTGTTCTCAGTGTGACTATTTTTACAGCATTGAgagcatttatttatatattttttctccaCCAGTTTTtcaagtttttgccccactgtaGAGTTTGGAGGAGAATATAGTTTTAACAGGGCGCACCTGCTATTGAGACTGACTAACCTTTGAACTTACCTCGGCACAGAGAGCACTCCAGAGTGGGGTTTAAGAGGATCACATCTCAATCTAATGGCAGTAGCTCTCCCAGCACTACAAGTCTGAGTCACATCACTGGATCTGCAACATATATGCACGTTATGAAATCCCTGCTAAACCTGAAGGCCCTGTCATTTACAAGGCTTCACGGTACTAGCATTCCTCACTAATACAGCTGTCACTCGGAGGCAACGCAATGCTGTATCTCCCTTGTTTCTAGCATGTTTTCATACTTTTAAAAAGTGGGAAACGCTTAAGACACGTGTACtgtatcatttttctttttcatacaAAGGACTGCTGCACAGCAGTACAAATGGCACTAAAAAAAGGAAATCTGGCCcaaggaagaggaaaagggaggACAAATCACAAGGACAGATTTTCCAGGGTGTGGGAATACTAAAGATTTCTTGAAAAGTTCCTTCAAATTAAgcataggaatgcactgaaaagtagCGTCCAAAAAATGATCCAACTTCCTTCTCACACATTCAAGTCCCACCTGCCAGAGGCTAGAGACGAGCTGAGAAGAAGGCGGGGAAAGGATGCCAAACTGGTTCTGCAGAATCAAAGCCACTCCTGCTGGTAACAACAGTAATACTGTGGCTGGTTCACCTGCAAATCATCACTGTGTACCTCATGAGCAAGCAAGAAGCAGCGGAACCCAAGACCTTCCAGAGAATGATTtgacacaagagcactctctcctcctgcggtttctagaaactggtattcagaagcactactatctctgattgtggaggcagagcacagccatcacaactagtagccattgatagctttatcccttcatgaatttgttcaatcctctttggaaggttccagaatgccaAAGCCCCCCAATTCCCTGTGATGCTGAAATACTAAAAAATGTTCCAAGACACATGAATAACCCAGAGTTTCCCACAGAAGAAAACTGCTAAAACTGCCTTCACCTATGTTTGGCAGGCTTGTAGCTTACCTGTAAAAAAATATCACATCCGGTAAGCCCACATTCTCTGCAGGGAAATAGTCAGGAAAAGAAGTGATGTTGTCCAGAGTGGTCTCCCTTGTTACTCCTACAAGTTAGAAGCAAACCAGTGAGAAGGACAGTGCACTGAGAAGACAGTGGCCACTCCCAGGACCACCCCTctcccaaaactgactgtgctaAAGAGCTTCACAGAGGAGAATCCCATTTCAATTCTCTCTGCACTGCTTCCAGAAAATAGGCTTGTCTTTTTCATTGCTTTCCTCACAAATGCTGATCAGGGTCAGAGAAACAAGTGAGGCCTGTTGTGCCTTTGGTTAGGCTCTGTTAGTGTTGTGTGAGTGACCCAAGTTTAGCTACTGGATTGCCAGGTcttgacaaaaataaaaataaaatggcaatatataaaataaaactaattgccaattcttgaaaataaaatatactttATTTTATGGGCCTGGAGGTGGTGCCAGTGATTTGAGGTAGAATGGAACccagtgcaaaaaaaaataaaaagtatttctctacctatatgcttttttaaaaaaaagaagcagcaaaaattGGGAAATTGCTATGACTTTGCCTCCTTTGCTTTCCTGGGACCTGGACAGAAAGCAAAAAACACAGCTGAGGAGTGGGAAACTAAAGTTTAGTGGTACCGAGTAGTATAGAGTTTTTATCAAAGTTGACTTTGTTTTAGGTGAAGAAGCCACACTGAACTCACTACTTTTCCATtcagttgtttgacagtggaatggactcccttggaacatgatggactctccttcgttggaggtttttaaacagatgttggatggccatctgtcagggattccttagctgtaattcctgctttgcagggagttGAGCTAGACAACcctttgggtaccttccaactcatatgattctatgatttatctAGAAGGCATAATCAGGGATGTTCCTGTCACCTGAATCAGCACATGCAACTCCCCCAAAAGCCTCTATCAAACAGCAACCAGAGTCCTCTGTTCAAAGCACAGACTTATGCTCCCTGCAATTCTCACCTACAAAGCGGTCTGCCAGGCTCACGGGTTGTGAAGACACCACTGATTTGTAAGCCATCACATCAGAGGGGACAATGATGGACTGGCATACATAGGAGGAAGTTGATTTGGAGAACTCTGTCTCTTTGCCCAGGATGTGCATGTCTGTGACGTTATCCGTGCAGGTTGCCATCTTCCTTCCCTTCAGAGATTtgcagggggggcggggggagagagagagagagttggctgGATCCTTGTCTTTATAAAACCTGAAGTTCTTTTTAAAGGAACCATAGTAAGAGGACTCAGATGAACCCACCCTACTGCATTGAAAGCACGAGGACGGTTTCAAAGCCTAGCACCAGTGTCTCTGATCACCACATTTTCCATTACCCATGCATGTTGGAAGGACGTCTATTTGTGTATCAATGTATGTGCGTAGAACTCCCACATATAACAGGGGTGGGGAGTCTGGGATAAACGGAccctgctttgcatggagaagctctATGTACAAACAGAGACCCTATTCCGAAGAGTTCTGTATGCATAGGTGGGGTGTGTGGTCACCAGGTGCCATTGGTGGTGGGGATAAATCAATGAtactgtgacacacacacacagacacagacacagacacacacacacacactttcaatgCACAGGGATCTATTAACACCCATCCTTTCACAGGAGAGAAGGGCAGTTGCATCACGATAGTAACACATTTCCCTTAAGTTACAGATAAGAGACCTTCAAGAATTTGAGATATTTTGTTGCAGTGGTTCAGCGAGAGTAGCCAGGAGGATGGGATTCTGCTAAGGAAACGTTCTGCGGCTGCGAGGTGAGCATGGGTGCCTAGAAACTCTCTACACCATAAGGGTGATTTGTACCATATAAGCCACTCTCACATGTTGGGGCCCCGCATAGAGGATGGGTTTCTCAGAAGCCTCGCCACGTACTTACATGATTCCCACAGAGGCTGATGTTGAAGTGGTGAAAATACTTTAGCCCTTTGGTGGTAAAACTGGGCCCCACCAAAAAGGAGGTGCTATTAGACAGTGCTGAGAAGTCATACTCCAGAGTCCTGCCATCCGCGATGACTGAGAGGTGACAGTCACTGTAACAAAGAGAATGGATCTGGGGAGCAGAACATTTTTTTACAGTCAATTTATTTCCTCATAGAGGAGCTCAGAAATTGTCATCGTCTCCAGCAGCATGTAAAACCCAAGTTTACTCTGAGAGGAAGGAGCCCAAATGTGGCTGATTATTCTCAAGCTGGCCAGGTTTATAGTGATCCAGAATCCCATAAGCTTTTGTTCACAGTAATCTCACTTGCCAATTTCCTCAAGGGGAACCATGTGGATAATTACACAAAACAGAATATGTGGAGATGAACCGCTTAGCTGTTCTAATGCCATTTCCATTTTGGCAGGAAATAACTTAATATTTCTGAGGAAAGACAagcttgggtttttttaaaaagcaaaactctGGGATGATTTGGTAAGGGAAGAATCCCTTTCAGTCTACAGGTTCCACGTTTTCAataagaaaaatgcaaaaatttATTAAGACAAAGTTTTCAGTtatatatcttcttcttttttaaggatcTGGCCTCATGCATACCATGTGAGCGGGCGGGCTTTGATGACTGGGTGGGATCTTGCCTGCCACTTCAAGTGGAACCCTCTCCGGCCAACAGATCTGCAAtttcttctgcatgcagattcTGTCTGTAATTTTGGATGAGGGGCggtatactaatactaataatacgaatactaatactaatatatTGATACTGCCCCACTGCTGCTTTTAATGGATAGCCCTCTGCCAACTAAATGATTTATAAACTTAATGGGGCGCTTTTATTTAGCTAACAGTGTAGGTCATTGCAAATTGGCCAGAAACGATAGGCAGAAAGGAGGACAATATTACCGGGTTGTTTTTTGTGCCGGGGCCACAAGGGATGCAGGCCTGGCTGCCATAGGGCTGGTGAGCTTTCAGGTACGTGTTTGCTGCACACGGGTAGCAGCCCCCAGAGCTTCTGTCGATGTAGTGGCCGTGTGGGCAGGAAGTACAGGACGAGCCCGAGGATTCCAGCGCGCACACCCGGCAGTATGACGCTACGCCTTCGATGACGTTGGTCACATTGATAGAGTACAGCTTGGCAACATCGTTGGTGTATTTTCTTCCCTAGAACGAAACACAGAAAGTGCCCAAAGGGCCTTGGAGAGGTAGAAGCGTTTGATAAAGGGAAGGTGGGATGCTGCAGATGAGGATAGCATGCCTATTCCTTGCTAGGACATCTTTGATTAGCAAGACACTGGGGTATATCTGATTCCTGGCAAGGAACTCCCCATAAAAAGGATAACTGAGGAGCTGGCCATGAATAGAAGGTTCCCCAGGAAGTGATAGTCCCTACCGGCTCATGGTATGCTGTTCTTTGGAAGGCCCACGTGAAGCTCATGGTGGCGTTCTTTTCAATGATGTAGGTGTAGGATTGCTTTCCTTTCGAGCCAATCCAGGTTTCCACAGGCGTGTTGGTTCTGGAATTGACACCCTACCAGAGATAAAGCAGGGGCCTAGTGAGTAAAGAGCAAGCAACACTTTCTacctaaataattatttattagtaCAGATACAGATATTTCCGTAACGAGTATAAGCAGGG
It encodes the following:
- the ELAPOR1 gene encoding endosome/lysosome-associated apoptosis and autophagy regulator 1 isoform X1, with translation MAGAAGGVHPPRPDTAGCWRCLPGAELGRRRLPLLLLSLLLLLWAGAATPGEELHACKESEYHYEYTACNSQGSRWRVAVPHNPGLCTGLPDPIKGTKCSFSCKAGEFLDMKNQSCMPCAEGTYSLGTGIRFDEWDELPHGFDNKATNLEIDYSFSESLGNCSLSTWSLKGDYIASNTDECTATLVYAVNLKQSGTVSFEYIYQDSSIVFEFFIQNDQCQPTVEESRWMRTTEKGWETHTVELSQGNNVLFWRTTAFSVWSKTPKPVLVRNIEITGVAFTSECFPCKAGTYTAKLGSSFCQPCPANSYSSKTATSCHQCEPTMYSEPGSASCKPRPACTDKDYFYTHTACDTNGETQLMYKWAEPKICSEELPGSVELPASGVKTTCPPCNPGFFKTNTSSCEPCPYGSYSNGSGCINCTVGTEPALGFEYKWWNTLPANMETTVLSGTSFEYKGMAGWEVAGDYIYTAAGASDNDFMILTLVIPGFSSPQSVMEDSESKEIARITFVFETICSMSCELYFMVGVNSRTNTPVETWIGSKGKQSYTYIIEKNATMSFTWAFQRTAYHEPGRKYTNDVAKLYSINVTNVIEGVASYCRVCALESSGSSCTSCPHGHYIDRSSGGCYPCAANTYLKAHQPYGSQACIPCGPGTKNNPIHSLCYSDCHLSVIADGRTLEYDFSALSNSTSFLVGPSFTTKGLKYFHHFNISLCGNHGRKMATCTDNVTDMHILGKETEFSKSTSSYVCQSIIVPSDVMAYKSVVSSQPVSLADRFVGVTRETTLDNITSFPDYFPAENVGLPDVIFFYRSSDVTQTCSAGRATAIRLRCDPLKPHSGVLSVPSKCPEGTCDGCTFHFLWETVEACPLCSADDYHAIISACVGGIQRTTYVWREPKLCSGGISLPDQKVSICKSMDFWLKVGISAGTCAAILLTAMTCYFWKKNQKLEYKYSKLVMNSSTKDSELPAADSCAIMEGEDAEDDLIFTSKNSLFGKIRAFTTKASLRYSQAWQESVCRAVLNKLRGGVFQRTSDGFDSVPLKTSSGTTDMDL